In Bosea sp. PAMC 26642, the DNA window GCGGCTGGGGCCTCGGCGGCAGGGATCGTCACCGTCATGGCCGGCTCGTCGGCGACATCCAGCTCGTCGTCTTTCTTGGCCAGTTCGGGCGCGCTGGCAAAGCCATATGCGGTCAGCGGCTTCTCTCGCCCCTTGATGATCACCTTCAAGGGCGTCGTGCCGCGATAGCTGCGTCCCGTCGTGCGGATGGTTTCTTCGGACACGACGACATCGGCCAACACGCGCCGCGTCGCCGATTCGAGCTGGCTTGCGACCATCACGGTCTCGCCGACCGTGATTTCGCGCCGGCCCAGGCTGTCGCTCTCGATCGCGCCGATGATCGCCTGCCCGGTATGAACGCCGATGCCGATGCGTAGCGGCAGCGGCAGCGCCGCACCGAATTCGCGATTGAGCGCTTCGACCGCGCGCACGATGTCGCCGGTCGCGCTGATCGCCGCCTGGGCGGTGCGGGCGGGGCTGCCCTCCAGGCCGAACACGGCCATGAAACCGTCGCCGTAGAAGGAATCGATCCGGCCGCCATGTGCGGCGATCGCCTGCGCCATCTCGTCGAAGAACCGGTTCAGCAACCCCAGCAGCTCCTGCGGCAACTGCCGCTCGGACAGTGCCGAGAAGGCCCGCAGGTCGGCGACGACGACGGTCAGGCTGCGCTTGCCTACATTGGCATCGGGCGCGATCTCACGCGTCGATCCGGCCGTCAGCCGCGAGGCCAGCAGGATCTGGACCTGCAGATCGTCGCGCGGCCGGATCTGGCAAGCCAGCCTGACCCGGTCGGGCGCCGAAATCCGGCGCAGCAGCTTGGCTTCGTTGGGGGCGGGCGGCGGCAGCTTGTCGCTGCCGTCCAGCACCAGCACGCGGCAGGTGGCGCAGCGCGCGCGGCCGCCACACAAGGCGGCATGGGGAATGCCGAAGCGCCGGAACATCTCCAGCACGGTCAGGCCCGGCGTCAGCTTGCGCACGCCGTGGCCGACGAAGCGCACCGTGATATGCCGCGTCGTCCGGACCCGGATCTCACGGATCGCGACGAAGCCGACGAAGCCGGCGACGATGCCGTAGAACCCCGTCTTCGCCCAGATTACGTTCTGGTTGAACATCGCGACCGCAGAATCGGTATAGGTTTCGGGCGGCATCACCATGAGGGCAGCCTCGCGGCCGGCCACGGCAAAGCCGATCAGCGCCAGCACGGGGATCAGGATCGCGGCAAGCAGGAACGGGTCGCGCCAGCGCGCATAGCCGTCCCGGGAGCGCAACGAGAAATGCAGCCCGATGATCCCGTGCGTCCAGACCAGCAACAGCAGCAGGCTCTGCGCCGCGGCGAGATTCGGCCAGAGCCGGCGCAGCACGGCTGGATAGCTCTCGTCGAGCTCAAACAGGGACCCCATCACACGCGTGCCGACCACATGGTCGACGAGCAGGATCGGAATCGCTAGACCGAGCGCGATCTGCACCATCTCGCGCGCCGGCATCCGGAATGTCCGCCGCTGGGCGACCCGCAGCATGGCGAACAGCGGATGCACGACCATCGCTCCGTAGAGCGCCACGGTTCCGAGCCATGAGTGCCAAAGCCAGTAACGCCATTGCTGGACGGCCGCCATCGCCTCGACACCGGCGATGCCGACGGCATGATTGACGAAATGCGTGGTCGCGAAGACCAGCAGGACCATGCCCGACGCAAAGCGGATATCGCGGCTCCATGAGGAGACCTGGTTCATACCCGCGCCGAAGCCCGATCCGGATCGATTGACTCCGGCAGTCCCCGGCAGGCTCATTCGGCCACCTGCATCATCAATGGACGTCCTCGTTGTGCAGCACGAAATCCGCCAGACGGTAGAGCCGCGCCGCCAGATCGCGCGAGAGTGCGAGGCTGAAGTCGGGGATGGTTTCGAGAAGCTCGAAGAACAGATCCTTCGGCAGCCGCAGGGTCGTCACGTCGGTCTTGGCGGTGACCTCCCCGACATAGGGCTGGCCGCACAGGATCGGCACGTCTCCGATGATGCTGCCCGTGGCGAGGCGGAAGCGCTTGCTTCGTCCGTCTGGAGCTTCGTGCGAAAGCTCGACCTCGCCCTGCAGGACGACATACACCCCGTCGGGCCGCTCCCCCTCCGCGATGATCATCGTGCCGGCGTCGAAATGGAGCTTCTCTCCCATCAGGGCGACGAGCTTGAGCCGCGGGCCCGGCAGGGAACGAAACAGCGGAAACTGCTTCAGGCAGCCGATATCCGTTTCGAGCGTCATGATCGCGCCTCCATCCGTTCGCCGACGAAGGCGGCCGGCGACGGCTCGCCCGGCTCCTCCTCGTCCCCTTCGCTGTCGCCATCCTCGAACACGCCGGCAGACCCGTTGAAGACGATCCGCTCGGAAATGCCTTTCGCCAGGGTAGCATCGCCGAGAAGAAGAAACAGCGTCATCCCGGCACAATGGTCCCGCAAACGCGCGATGATCTCCTCCGGTGCGCTGGAGCTGGCGAGCAGACCCGCGATGTCGAGGACCGCGATCTGGGGCCGCTTGATCAGAGCTTGCGCCAGCGGCACCGCAAGCTTCAGTCTGACGGGGAGATAGCGTCCCCGCGTGCCGGCATCCGTGTTGAGCCCGATCCGGTAGAGTTCGCCTTCGAGGCCGGCGCGCGCCAGAGCCGCGCGCACGATCGCCGCGACCTTCCTGCGGGCATCGGCGATGCCATAACCGATGCGGCCGAACATCAGATTGTCCCGCAGGCTCGCGCCAGGCATCACCATGGCGGGATCGTAGAAGGCGACATCGTCGCGCGCATCGGCGGGCAG includes these proteins:
- a CDS encoding adenylate/guanylate cyclase domain-containing protein, coding for MNQVSSWSRDIRFASGMVLLVFATTHFVNHAVGIAGVEAMAAVQQWRYWLWHSWLGTVALYGAMVVHPLFAMLRVAQRRTFRMPAREMVQIALGLAIPILLVDHVVGTRVMGSLFELDESYPAVLRRLWPNLAAAQSLLLLLVWTHGIIGLHFSLRSRDGYARWRDPFLLAAILIPVLALIGFAVAGREAALMVMPPETYTDSAVAMFNQNVIWAKTGFYGIVAGFVGFVAIREIRVRTTRHITVRFVGHGVRKLTPGLTVLEMFRRFGIPHAALCGGRARCATCRVLVLDGSDKLPPPAPNEAKLLRRISAPDRVRLACQIRPRDDLQVQILLASRLTAGSTREIAPDANVGKRSLTVVVADLRAFSALSERQLPQELLGLLNRFFDEMAQAIAAHGGRIDSFYGDGFMAVFGLEGSPARTAQAAISATGDIVRAVEALNREFGAALPLPLRIGIGVHTGQAIIGAIESDSLGRREITVGETVMVASQLESATRRVLADVVVSEETIRTTGRSYRGTTPLKVIIKGREKPLTAYGFASAPELAKKDDELDVADEPAMTVTIPAAEAPAALEAVLVEEAGEPAPVDPPVVVARAAKPRKKRDDPKA
- a CDS encoding cyclic nucleotide-binding domain-containing protein, with protein sequence MTLETDIGCLKQFPLFRSLPGPRLKLVALMGEKLHFDAGTMIIAEGERPDGVYVVLQGEVELSHEAPDGRSKRFRLATGSIIGDVPILCGQPYVGEVTAKTDVTTLRLPKDLFFELLETIPDFSLALSRDLAARLYRLADFVLHNEDVH